Proteins encoded by one window of Yamadazyma tenuis chromosome 2, complete sequence:
- the RLP24 gene encoding ATPase-activating ribosome biosynthesis protein (COG:J; EggNog:ENOG503P1WJ), with translation MRIYQCHFCSSPVYPLHGIMFVRNDSKEFRFCRSKCHKNFKQRRNPRKLRWTKAFRKAAGKELVVDSTLTFASRRNVPVRYNRDLVATTLTAMARVEEIRQKRERAFYKNRMRGNKERQLALDKKLIEGHPELLKIREVELRRKAERRAAKESAMEEDEDLDVSESEDENEDMMSMESESESDEESTKVKQKVLLKNKRKVKR, from the coding sequence ATGAGAATTTATCAGTGTCACTTTTGCTCATCTCCAGTGTATCCTCTTCACGGGATAATGTTTGTGAGAAATGACTCCAAGGAGTTCAGATTCTGTCGCTCCAAGTGCcacaagaacttcaagcaGCGTCGTAACCCTCGTAAGTTGAGATGGACCAAGGCATTCAGAAAAGCTGCTGGTaaagagttggtggtggattCCACCTTAACTTTTGCCTCTAGAAGAAACGTTCCTGTCAGATATAACAGAGACTTGGTTGCTACTACTTTGACAGCCATGGCcagagttgaagaaatcagacagaagagagaaagagCCTTCTACAAGAATAGAATGAGAGGCAATAAGGAAAGACAACTTGCTCTtgacaagaaattgattgaaGGCCACCCAGAATTACTCAAGATCAGAGAAGTCGAGTTAAGAAGAAAGGCAGAAAGAAGAGCCGCCAAGGAAAGTGCTATGgaggaagacgaagatCTCGATGTTTCTGAgtctgaagatgaaaatgaagacaTGATGAGCATGGAAAGTGAATCTGAGTCTGACGAAGAATCCACCAAGGTCAAACAaaaggtgttgttgaagaacaagagaAAAGTCAAACGTTAA
- the AMO2 gene encoding Cytochrome c oxidase subunit 1 (EggNog:ENOG503NTVH; COG:Q) — protein sequence MAAPKVHPFESVTDYEIRAASKLVKDAYPASANVHFVQIDRVDPPKKDMIKYLEAEKHGADLPFIPRVLYCYYYTNELEFNKALVNVTIGHVITKTQLPKGTVGPFLPEDMIEWEEHCNNHPLVLAEIEKLKLPKGYSVRNDPWIYATDDANERRPLVQFFMYVLAGNGHSESNHYSLPLKFSPVFEAYSKKFVRIDYLPGGYDETTTPTMPWQEVPCVQYHPDLNGETKMRDVKPLLISQPEGPSFTFEKGKVTWQGWEFRVSTSAREGVVIYDAKFKGRQTFYRISLSEMTVPYGDPRAPYHRKQAFDLGDCGFGVNGNKLGLGCDCLGVIKYLDGHGIKATGEPFTIPSTVCMHEQDNGLLYKHVNYRTDNAVVARRREFVVQTIATVANYEYILNLKFVTDGSIDIEVRATGILSTMPIDENVTVPWGTIVGPNVMAAYHQHILSFRIDPAIDGHKNTVVYDDVEKMPISKLNPYGVGFITKRNYIEKAGSIDQSPFTNRSYKVINEHVVNPISKTPVGYKINMPARQMVLADANSFNVKRAKFSTEQVWVTKYNDHQLFAAGEFTNQSHEDTGLGVWANGVDPVRDEDLVVWATMGFTHIPRVEDFPVMPVEIHNIHLSPFNFFDRNPALDLPQANNTFNKSVLAPSSTSAEKSCCKTNL from the coding sequence ATGGCTGCTCCTAAGGTTCACCCATTCGAGTCCGTCACTGACTACGAAATTAGAGCTGCTTCTAAGTTGGTTAAGGATGCTTATCCAGCCTCTGCTAATGTGCACTTTGTTCAAATCGACAGAGTCGAtcctccaaagaaagaTATGATCAAATATTTGGAAGCTGAAAAACACGGTGCCGATTTACCCTTCATCCCAAGAGTGTTGTACTGTTACTACTACACCAATGAATTGGAATTCAACAAGGCATTGGTTAACGTTACCATTGGTCATGTCATTACCAAGACCCAATTACCAAAGGGTACTGTTGGTCCTTTCTTGCCTGAAGATATGATTGAGTGGGAAGAACACTGTAACAACCATCCACTTGTTCTCGCCGAAatcgagaagttgaagttgccAAAGGGTTATTCTGTCAGAAACGACCCATGGATTTACGCCACTGATGATGCTAACGAAAGAAGACCTTTGGTGCAATTCTTTATGTACGTATTGGCTGGTAACGGGCACTCGGAATCCAACCACTACTCTTTacctttgaagttttctccCGTGTTTGAAGCCTATTCCAAGAAGTTCGTAAGAATCGACTACTTGCCAGGTGGATATGATGAGACTACCACCCCAACTATGCCATGGCAGGAAGTTCCTTGTGTTCAATATCATCCCGATTTGAACGGAGAGACCAAGATGAGAGATGTCAAGCCATTATtaatttcgcagccagaAGGTCCATCTTTCACTTTCGAGAAGGGAAAGGTCACCTGGCAAGGATGGGAATTCAGAGTTTCTACCTCCGCTAGAGAAGGTGTTGTTATATACGATGCCAAGTTTAAGGGTAGACAAACTTTCTACAGAATTTCCTTGTCGGAAATGACTGTTCCATATGGTGATCCAAGAGCTCCTTACCACAGAAAACAAGCATTTGATTTGGGTGACTGTGGTTTCGGCGTCAACGGTAACAAGTTGGGCTTGGGATGTGACTGTCTTGGTGTTATCAAGTACCTTGATGGTCATGGAATCAAAGCCACTGGTGAACCATTCACCATTCCAAGCACCGTTTGTATGCACGAACAAGATAATGGTCTTTTGTACAAACATGTCAACTACAGAACCGACAATGCCGTTGTtgccagaagaagagaattCGTTGTTCAAACCATTGCTACAGTTGCCAACTACGAATATATTCTCAATCTTAAATTCGTAACTGACGGTTCCATTGATATTGAGGTGAGAGCCACCGGTATCTTATCCACTATGccaattgatgaaaacgTTACGGTTCCTTGGGGTACCATTGTTGGTCCAAACGTAATGGCTGCTTACCATCAACACATTTTGTCTTTCAGAATTGATCCAGCTATTGATGGCCACAAAAATACCGTGGTTTACGACGATGTGGAAAAGATGCCAATATCTAAGTTGAACCCATACGGTGTTGGCTTTATCACTAAAAGAAACTACATTGAGAAGGCTGGTAGTATCGACCAATCTCCTTTCACCAACAGAAGTTACAAGGTTATCAATGAACATGTCGTTAACCCAATTTCTAAGACTCCAGTTGGTTACAAGATTAACATGCCAGCCCGTCAAATGGTTTTGGCTGATGCCAACTCTTTCAACGTCAAGAGAGCCAAGTTCTCTACCGAACAGGTATGGGTCACCAAGTACAACGATCACCAATTGTTTGCTGCCGGTGAATTTACTAATCAATCTCACGAGGATACTGGTTTAGGAGTTTGGGCCAATGGAGTTGACCCAGTTAGAGATGAAGACTTGGTTGTTTGGGCCACCATGGGATTCACCCACATTCCaagagttgaagatttcCCAGTTATGCCCGTTGAAATCCACAATATTCACTTAAGTCctttcaatttctttgacAGAAACCCAGCTTTGGATCTTCCTCAAGCCAATAAcactttcaacaaatctGTCTTGGCTCCAAGCTCCACCAGTGCTGAAAAGTCCTGTTGCAAGACTAACTTGTAA